In Hyalangium gracile, the following are encoded in one genomic region:
- a CDS encoding ABC transporter permease/M1 family aminopeptidase codes for MSLREVLRYELAQQARRVFPWLCFVAMTGFTYQVATEAQFEQARDGGYFFNAPIVIAIVTLMGSLMGLLVSAQLAGDAAARDVQLRMHPLVYTTPVGKGAYLGGRFLAAFVLQALILLAVPLGLQLATLSPGLEPQLLGPFRPEAYLGAYVFLALPNAFLATALGFTLAALSRRPMASYLGSVLVFIVMMVSYAYVAHTLGHWGLGKLLDPLGFTVVNELSRSWTDTEKSTRPVALEGALLTNRLLWMGIALGLLALTHLRFRFAHPHTETHRWGRRSRAAARQTAAERPAPIAVPRVLRGFGPAARARQVGAVAWHSFRALVKGGGALALVTMPALLLLIAPEVISHVGVPMMPTTEQLLGFIGASGDLLSLLIPLFTVWCAGELVWREREAGLSEMADAAPVPDWVPFLGKLGGLALVLVALHALLLAAALAIQVSSGYTHFEPGLYLRILFGLQLAERLLFALLALTVHVLVDHKYVGHLVLVLAHGLRAFAASLGLEHHLLVYGASPGWSYSDMRGFGPSLGPWLWFTLYWAAWALLLAVAARLLWVRGREGGFRARLRLARTRLGRPVLATAALATGLILGVGGFILYNTNVLNTFRTAADARAQSAEYERRYGRYADVPQPQLTGTRLHVELYPRRREAALRGTYQLVNSGTAPIETIHLAPAPDVETAEVRFDPPATVQLSDEALGHRIYALAQPLQPGDSLQLHFEVRYAPRGFPNDGPDASVTANGTYFVHRTLLPALGYQQRRELSNAGERRKHGLAPRPAVRALDEGDDVAREGSGPRIAFEAVVGTDEGQVALAPGALLSTWAERGRRYFHYVTDVPIDNDYAFYSADYAVHEGRWKDVTIQVFHHPGHGHNVARMVKSVQASLDYLSGQFGPYPHRQLRFVEHPGSGVGLHAAPVNVSFREGFSLLHPEEDPRDIDFPFAVVAHEVAHQWWGNQVTPAWMEGAPVLSESMAWYSALSVVEKAHGAAHLGRLMDRMREAYLTPRNRAGVPLLRATDWFLAYRKGPFAMYALREYVGEARVNTALRRMIERYGAGVPPLPTSLDLYRELQAVTPEEQRGLLHDLFEANTFWALQARRATAEPVGDGTWWVTLDVQARKETVDPEGHATEVALDEFVEVGVYAAGKDGAQGEPLYLERHRLRSGAQSLRVRVKSEPARAGIDPRHLLIDVNPEDNVEAVKRAEELALRAGGDAQGR; via the coding sequence ATGAGCCTGCGCGAGGTGCTGCGCTACGAGCTCGCGCAGCAGGCGCGGCGCGTCTTCCCCTGGCTGTGCTTCGTGGCGATGACGGGGTTCACCTACCAGGTGGCGACGGAGGCGCAGTTCGAGCAAGCACGCGACGGCGGCTACTTCTTCAACGCGCCCATCGTCATTGCCATCGTCACCCTCATGGGCAGCCTGATGGGGCTGCTGGTGAGCGCCCAGCTCGCGGGCGATGCGGCCGCGAGGGACGTGCAGCTGCGCATGCACCCGCTCGTCTACACCACCCCGGTGGGCAAGGGGGCCTATCTGGGGGGCCGCTTCCTCGCCGCCTTCGTCCTTCAGGCGCTCATCCTGCTCGCCGTGCCGCTGGGCCTGCAGCTCGCCACGCTCTCTCCCGGCCTGGAGCCGCAGCTGCTCGGGCCCTTTCGGCCGGAGGCCTACCTCGGCGCCTACGTCTTCCTTGCGCTGCCCAACGCCTTCCTCGCCACGGCGCTCGGCTTCACCCTGGCGGCGCTGAGCCGGCGCCCGATGGCGAGCTACCTGGGCAGCGTGCTCGTCTTCATCGTGATGATGGTGAGCTACGCGTACGTGGCCCACACGCTCGGGCACTGGGGGCTGGGCAAGCTGCTGGACCCGCTCGGCTTCACGGTGGTGAACGAGCTGTCACGCTCGTGGACGGACACCGAGAAGAGCACGCGCCCGGTCGCACTTGAGGGCGCGCTGCTCACCAACCGCCTCCTGTGGATGGGCATCGCGCTCGGCCTGCTCGCGCTCACCCACCTGCGCTTCCGCTTCGCGCACCCACACACCGAGACCCACCGTTGGGGGCGCCGCTCGCGCGCCGCGGCTCGGCAGACCGCGGCGGAGCGTCCCGCTCCCATCGCCGTCCCGCGAGTGCTGCGCGGTTTCGGCCCTGCGGCCCGCGCGCGCCAGGTGGGGGCGGTGGCATGGCACTCGTTCCGCGCGCTGGTGAAGGGCGGGGGCGCGCTCGCCCTCGTCACGATGCCGGCGCTGCTGCTGCTCATCGCGCCGGAGGTGATAAGTCACGTGGGCGTTCCGATGATGCCCACCACGGAGCAACTCCTCGGCTTCATCGGCGCCTCGGGAGATCTCCTCTCGCTGCTCATTCCGCTGTTCACCGTCTGGTGCGCCGGAGAGCTGGTGTGGCGCGAGCGGGAGGCGGGCCTGAGCGAGATGGCGGACGCGGCGCCGGTGCCCGACTGGGTTCCCTTCCTGGGCAAGCTCGGAGGGCTCGCGCTCGTGCTCGTCGCGCTGCACGCACTGCTGCTCGCCGCGGCCCTCGCCATCCAGGTGAGCAGCGGCTACACGCACTTCGAGCCCGGGCTGTACCTGCGCATCCTCTTCGGGCTGCAGCTCGCCGAGCGCCTCCTCTTCGCCCTGCTGGCGCTCACCGTGCACGTGCTGGTGGACCACAAGTACGTGGGCCACCTCGTCCTGGTGCTCGCGCACGGGCTGCGGGCCTTCGCCGCGTCGCTCGGGCTCGAGCACCACCTGCTCGTCTATGGGGCGAGCCCTGGCTGGTCGTACTCCGACATGCGCGGCTTCGGGCCCTCCCTGGGGCCGTGGCTGTGGTTCACGCTCTACTGGGCGGCGTGGGCACTGCTGCTCGCGGTGGCGGCGCGGCTGCTGTGGGTGCGCGGCCGGGAGGGGGGCTTCCGTGCGCGGCTGCGGCTGGCGCGCACGCGCCTGGGCCGTCCTGTCCTCGCGACGGCCGCGCTGGCCACAGGGCTCATCCTCGGTGTGGGCGGCTTCATCCTCTACAACACGAACGTGCTGAACACCTTCCGCACAGCCGCGGACGCGCGGGCGCAGAGCGCGGAGTACGAGCGGCGCTACGGGCGTTACGCGGACGTGCCGCAGCCGCAGCTCACCGGCACGCGGCTGCACGTCGAGCTGTATCCGCGGCGGCGGGAGGCTGCGCTGCGCGGCACCTACCAGCTCGTCAACAGTGGCACGGCGCCCATCGAGACCATCCACCTGGCCCCCGCGCCGGACGTAGAGACGGCCGAGGTGCGCTTCGATCCGCCCGCCACGGTGCAGCTCTCGGACGAGGCGCTCGGACACCGCATCTACGCGCTGGCGCAGCCGCTGCAGCCCGGCGACTCACTGCAGCTACACTTCGAGGTGCGCTACGCCCCGCGGGGATTTCCGAACGACGGGCCGGATGCGTCCGTCACCGCGAACGGCACCTACTTCGTGCACCGCACGCTCCTGCCCGCGCTCGGCTACCAGCAGCGCCGCGAGCTCAGCAACGCAGGCGAGCGCCGCAAGCACGGCCTCGCCCCGCGCCCTGCCGTCCGCGCGCTGGACGAGGGCGACGATGTGGCCCGCGAGGGAAGCGGCCCGCGCATCGCCTTCGAGGCGGTGGTGGGCACGGATGAGGGCCAGGTGGCGCTCGCTCCCGGCGCCCTGCTCAGCACGTGGGCGGAAAGGGGCCGGCGCTACTTCCACTACGTGACGGACGTCCCCATCGACAACGACTACGCCTTCTACTCGGCGGACTACGCGGTGCACGAGGGGCGCTGGAAGGACGTCACCATCCAGGTCTTCCATCATCCGGGCCACGGCCACAACGTGGCGCGCATGGTGAAGAGCGTGCAGGCCTCGCTCGACTACCTCTCGGGACAGTTCGGTCCCTACCCGCACCGCCAGCTGCGCTTCGTCGAGCACCCGGGCTCAGGCGTCGGGCTGCACGCGGCACCGGTGAACGTCTCGTTCAGGGAGGGCTTCTCGCTGCTGCATCCGGAGGAGGACCCTCGCGACATCGACTTCCCCTTCGCGGTGGTGGCCCACGAGGTGGCGCACCAGTGGTGGGGCAACCAGGTCACCCCCGCCTGGATGGAGGGCGCGCCGGTGCTCAGCGAGAGCATGGCCTGGTACAGCGCGCTCTCGGTCGTGGAGAAGGCCCATGGGGCCGCGCACCTGGGGCGGCTGATGGACAGGATGCGCGAGGCGTACCTCACCCCGCGCAACCGCGCCGGCGTGCCGCTGCTGAGGGCCACCGACTGGTTCCTCGCGTACCGCAAGGGACCCTTCGCCATGTATGCGCTGCGCGAGTACGTGGGCGAGGCGCGCGTGAACACCGCGCTGCGGCGGATGATCGAGCGCTACGGCGCGGGAGTGCCCCCGCTGCCCACCTCGCTCGACCTCTACCGGGAGTTGCAAGCCGTCACCCCCGAGGAGCAGCGCGGCCTGCTGCACGACCTCTTCGAGGCGAACACCTTCTGGGCACTGCAGGCGAGACGTGCCACGGCGGAGCCCGTGGGGGATGGCACCTGGTGGGTGACGCTCGACGTGCAGGCGCGCAAGGAGACGGTGGACCCCGAGGGCCACGCGACCGAGGTCGCCCTGGACGAATTCGTCGAGGTGGGCGTCTACGCAGCCGGGAAGGACGGAGCGCAGGGCGAGCCGCTCTACCTCGAGCGCCACCGCCTCCGCTCCGGCGCGCAGAGCCTGCGCGTGAGGGTGAAGAGTGAACCCGCCCGCGCCGGCATCGACCCACGCCACCTCCTCATCGACGTGAATCCGGAGGACAACGTGGAGGCGGTGAAGCGCGCCGAGGAGCTCGCACTGCGCGCAGGGGGAGACGCGCAGGGGCGGTGA
- a CDS encoding ABC transporter ATP-binding protein translates to MELQIRNLSKTYANGVHALRDVTLTILAGMYGLLGPNGAGKSTLMRTLATLQEPDAGSIRLGDVDVLREKERVRASLGYLPQEFGVYPKESAERLLEHFAILKGITDKRVRRETVDALLHQTNLYAVRKERLGGYSGGMRQRFGVAVALLGDPRLIIVDEPTAGLDPAERVRFLNLLSGLGERSVVILSTHIVEDVAELCSRMAIINRGEILLEAEPPRAVEALRGRIWRRTVARAELEALERAHAVISTKLLAGRTVVRVYAESAPAPGFEPVEPGLEDVYFSIMAGHSGARAARPTLEVAS, encoded by the coding sequence ATGGAACTGCAGATTCGCAACCTCTCGAAGACCTACGCGAACGGAGTGCATGCCCTGCGCGACGTCACGCTCACCATCCTGGCGGGGATGTACGGGCTGCTGGGCCCCAACGGCGCGGGCAAGAGCACGCTGATGCGCACGCTCGCCACGCTGCAGGAGCCGGATGCGGGCAGCATCCGGCTGGGGGACGTGGACGTGCTGCGCGAGAAGGAGCGGGTGCGCGCCTCGCTCGGCTACCTGCCGCAGGAGTTCGGCGTGTACCCGAAGGAGAGCGCGGAGCGGCTGCTCGAGCACTTCGCCATCCTCAAGGGGATCACGGACAAGCGCGTGCGCCGGGAGACAGTGGACGCGCTGCTGCACCAGACGAACCTGTACGCGGTGCGCAAGGAGCGGCTGGGCGGCTACTCGGGCGGGATGCGGCAGCGCTTCGGCGTGGCGGTGGCGCTGCTCGGCGATCCGCGCCTCATCATCGTGGACGAGCCCACGGCGGGCCTGGACCCGGCCGAGCGGGTGCGCTTCCTCAACCTGCTCAGCGGGCTCGGCGAGCGCAGCGTGGTCATCCTCTCCACGCACATCGTGGAGGACGTGGCGGAGCTTTGCAGCCGGATGGCGATCATCAACCGGGGGGAGATCCTCCTGGAGGCAGAGCCCCCGCGCGCGGTGGAGGCGCTGCGCGGGCGCATCTGGCGCCGCACCGTCGCACGCGCGGAGCTGGAGGCGCTCGAGCGCGCGCACGCCGTCATCTCCACGAAGCTGCTGGCGGGACGCACGGTGGTGCGCGTCTACGCCGAGAGCGCACCGGCGCCCGGGTTCGAGCCCGTGGAGCCGGGACTCGAGGACGTCTACTTCAGCATCATGGCGGGGCACTCCGGAGCGCGCGCCGCGCGGCCCACGCTCGAGGTGGCGTCATGA
- a CDS encoding ABC transporter ATP-binding protein, with the protein MMRLIHAEQGSREMSGLNHTEPGTATWAVATHGLSKRYGGETALERVDLRVPAGAVYVLVGANGAGKSTALKVLMNLERPDAGSAQVLGLDTALRGPEVRARVGYVPEHHAQDYGWMTCGRLLRHAAAYYPAWERAYAEHLANAFSLRLQRKVSALSKGETRRLQLVLAMAHRPPLLLLDEPTDGLDPVVRKRTLTLLAEHLADTPTTVLISTHHLHEVESLADHVGVLRDGKLVAQLSREELQRTVRSYRVAVPERWEPPAGLQGAGLRRSSAGRELQWTLVGEEHEVTERLTHSGARVREVTSLPLEDAALAFFPEELSR; encoded by the coding sequence ATGATGCGCCTGATCCACGCCGAGCAAGGGAGTCGAGAGATGAGCGGCCTGAACCACACCGAGCCGGGGACGGCTACCTGGGCGGTGGCCACGCACGGGCTGTCCAAGCGCTACGGCGGCGAGACGGCGCTCGAGCGCGTGGACCTGCGCGTCCCCGCCGGCGCGGTCTACGTGCTGGTGGGGGCGAACGGCGCGGGAAAGAGTACGGCGCTCAAGGTGCTGATGAACCTGGAGCGCCCGGACGCGGGCAGCGCGCAGGTGCTGGGGCTGGACACGGCGCTGCGCGGCCCCGAGGTGCGGGCGCGGGTGGGATACGTGCCGGAGCACCATGCGCAGGACTACGGCTGGATGACGTGTGGCCGGCTGCTGCGGCACGCGGCGGCCTACTACCCCGCCTGGGAGCGCGCCTACGCCGAGCACCTGGCGAACGCCTTCAGCCTGCGCTTGCAGCGCAAGGTGAGCGCGCTCTCCAAGGGTGAGACGCGGCGGCTGCAGCTGGTGCTGGCGATGGCGCATCGCCCTCCCCTGCTGCTCCTGGACGAGCCCACGGACGGGCTGGACCCGGTGGTGCGCAAGCGCACGCTGACCCTGCTGGCCGAGCACCTCGCCGACACGCCGACCACCGTGCTCATCTCCACGCACCACCTCCACGAGGTGGAGAGCCTCGCGGACCACGTGGGGGTGCTGCGCGACGGGAAGCTCGTCGCACAGCTTTCGCGCGAGGAGTTGCAGCGCACGGTGCGGAGCTACCGGGTGGCGGTGCCGGAGCGCTGGGAGCCGCCGGCGGGGCTTCAGGGCGCGGGGCTACGGCGCTCGAGCGCAGGCCGCGAGCTGCAGTGGACGCTGGTGGGCGAGGAGCATGAGGTGACGGAGCGGCTCACGCACTCCGGAGCGCGGGTGCGCGAGGTGACGTCCCTGCCGCTCGAGGACGCGGCGCTCGCCTTCTTCCCCGAGGAGCTCTCGCGATGA